A portion of the Alphaproteobacteria bacterium genome contains these proteins:
- the radC gene encoding DNA repair protein RadC: MRTGKVPETNQKPHYHGHRERLRRRFTATDGNGMPDYEILELLLALAIPRNDVKPVAKALLDQFGSLGDVLSADPAALTQVRGIGDSAATALKIVRAAGMRLSIQQIANRNVIGSWDQLLAYCTAAMGYQKIEQLRILFLDRKNVLIADEVQQQGTVDHTPLYPREVVKRALELGASAIILVHNHPSGDPTPSRADIEMTRQVKEICENLGIALHDHIVIGRGSHASFQALGLL; encoded by the coding sequence ATGCGAACCGGTAAAGTGCCTGAAACGAATCAGAAGCCCCACTATCACGGTCATCGCGAACGCCTTCGCCGGCGATTTACCGCAACCGATGGAAACGGCATGCCGGATTATGAAATTCTGGAATTGCTGCTGGCGCTCGCCATACCGCGAAACGACGTCAAACCTGTCGCAAAGGCGCTCCTGGACCAGTTCGGCAGCCTTGGCGACGTGCTGAGCGCGGACCCCGCGGCGCTGACCCAGGTCAGGGGCATCGGCGATTCTGCCGCCACGGCCCTGAAAATCGTCCGGGCAGCAGGTATGCGTCTATCCATCCAGCAGATTGCCAACAGGAATGTCATTGGCTCATGGGATCAGTTGCTTGCCTATTGCACGGCGGCGATGGGATACCAGAAGATTGAACAGCTTCGCATCCTCTTCCTGGACCGCAAGAATGTCCTGATTGCCGACGAGGTGCAACAGCAGGGTACCGTCGACCACACCCCGCTTTACCCGCGTGAAGTCGTCAAGCGCGCCCTGGAACTCGGCGCTTCGGCCATCATTCTGGTTCATAACCATCCCTCCGGCGACCCGACGCCATCACGGGCGGACATCGAAATGACCCGGCAGGTGAAGGAAATTTGCGAGAATCTCGGAATCGCCCTTCATGACCATATCGTAATCGGCAGGGGCAGCCATGCCAGCTTCCAGGCGCTCGGCCTGCTGTAA